In a genomic window of Venatoribacter cucullus:
- a CDS encoding LPP20 family lipoprotein, producing MKHTLTIALATASLMLAGCASGPKEPQQPVASCVFADGSNQPAPEWVCGAPVEGIDLSAVGYADKSAAGPNFMKQMAATAARVELAQTMQVEVQNMIKQYAETTGVGDSETVDMVNTSVTKQITKETLIGSKIFRQMPTPTGGMVVLVGLDADTVNKLAEQALKTSMNNERALWQKFQAEKSFDELAEEISNMEGSN from the coding sequence ATGAAACATACCCTGACCATCGCTCTGGCGACTGCCTCTTTAATGCTGGCCGGTTGTGCCAGCGGCCCGAAAGAACCGCAACAGCCGGTTGCCAGCTGTGTATTTGCCGATGGTTCCAATCAGCCAGCTCCGGAGTGGGTATGTGGCGCCCCGGTTGAAGGTATTGATCTGTCAGCTGTGGGTTATGCCGATAAATCAGCTGCCGGACCGAACTTCATGAAACAAATGGCCGCCACCGCAGCCCGTGTTGAGCTGGCGCAGACCATGCAGGTCGAAGTTCAGAATATGATCAAACAATACGCCGAAACCACTGGCGTAGGTGATTCTGAAACCGTTGATATGGTGAACACTTCGGTGACCAAACAGATCACCAAAGAAACTCTGATTGGTTCGAAAATTTTCCGCCAGATGCCGACACCAACCGGCGGCATGGTTGTTCTGGTTGGCCTGGATGCCGACACCGTGAACAAGCTGGCCGAGCAGGCACTGAAAACCTCTATGAACAACGAACGCGCCCTGTGGCAGAAATTCCAGGCTGAGAAATCTTTTGACGAACTGGCCGAAGAAATCTCCAATATGGAAGGCTCTAACTGA
- a CDS encoding MBL fold metallo-hydrolase: MSLSVAIIPVTAFAQNCSILMCNKSKKAAVVDPGGDLERIVAQLQRMGATAEKILLTHAHIDHAGGTAALARQLNIPIEGPQEGDLFWIQGLPNQSAMFGFPPAEVFTPDRWLQDNDTVTVGEVTLQVIHTPGHTPGHVVFYSANDKLAIVGDVLFQGSIGRTDFPQGNHEQLVHSIRAKLFPLGDDITFIPGHGPESTFGQERRTNPFVADHRG; this comes from the coding sequence ATGAGCTTATCGGTCGCCATTATTCCTGTAACCGCCTTTGCCCAGAACTGCTCCATTCTGATGTGCAATAAAAGCAAAAAGGCCGCCGTGGTTGATCCCGGCGGCGACCTGGAACGCATTGTGGCGCAGCTGCAGCGCATGGGTGCCACGGCCGAGAAAATTCTGCTGACCCACGCCCACATTGACCATGCCGGCGGCACCGCTGCGCTGGCACGGCAACTGAATATTCCCATTGAAGGGCCGCAGGAAGGGGATCTGTTCTGGATTCAGGGCTTGCCAAACCAGTCGGCCATGTTTGGCTTTCCACCGGCTGAAGTGTTTACCCCGGACCGCTGGCTGCAGGATAACGATACCGTGACCGTGGGAGAGGTAACCCTGCAGGTGATTCATACGCCCGGCCACACACCCGGCCATGTGGTGTTTTACAGCGCCAACGATAAGCTGGCGATTGTCGGGGATGTGTTATTTCAGGGATCAATTGGCCGCACGGATTTTCCGCAGGGTAATCATGAGCAGCTGGTGCATTCAATCCGCGCCAAACTGTTTCCGCTGGGGGATGACATTACCTTTATTCCCGGGCACGGGCCGGAATCAACCTTCGGGCAGGAACGCCGCACCAACCCCTTTGTCGCCGATCACAGGGGCTGA
- the rpmE gene encoding 50S ribosomal protein L31 produces MQKGIHPEYAALEATCSCGNVIKTRSTKPGTMYLDVCSACHPFYTGKQKVVDTGGRIDRFNKRFGSFKK; encoded by the coding sequence ATGCAAAAAGGTATTCATCCTGAATACGCTGCACTGGAAGCTACCTGCTCCTGTGGCAACGTAATCAAAACCCGTTCCACCAAGCCAGGCACCATGTACCTGGACGTGTGCTCAGCTTGCCACCCGTTCTACACCGGCAAGCAGAAAGTTGTTGATACCGGCGGTCGTATCGATCGTTTCAACAAGCGTTTCGGCAGCTTCAAGAAGTAA
- a CDS encoding primosomal protein N': MSFFVVDIALPVPLRRTFDYLPLAGEDASFYKPGQRVRVEFARQLLCGVVLGTRTTTEVPANKLKPLLARLDDTPLLQESDLALCRWLADYYHHSPGEVLEHLLPTMLRRGCGLSEADERGWESTGQEPAKPLRGSKQQALWALFQQQPQQLHADLTAQGFTLAQLRSLSDAGVIRATQRLPIPPVLQDRQQFHSLNAQQQQALKAISTELGHFRACLLEGVTGSGKTEVYLRLIEQVLAQGKQALVLVPEIGLTPQTVRRFQARFNVPVALLHSGLNDRERLQGWRQTREGVARILIGTRSAVFTPMPELGLIIIDEEHDGSFKQQDGLRYSARDFALVRAHKAGVPVVLGSATPSLETLHNALSGKYLHVKLTLRAGNAKAPRMKLHSILHQPLVAGFAEPVLSAMHQHLQNNKQVLVFINRRGFAPLVACRDCGWMAECRRCDARLTLHQLPPHLHCHHCDYQQGVPAACPQCGSHQIDGLGQGTEKIQEQLTQIFPQVPVRRVDRDTVRTKQAFDDLYDDIHDGGSCILVGTQMLAKGHHFPDVTLVVILDADAGLFSSDFRGMEHSAQLICQVAGRAGREEAPGEVWIQTLYADHPLLNLLLDSGYHALALSLLQERQHQQLPPYSHMALLRSESEDRHQAQQLLHDARAFMQHWLQQQHPHLRQSPVNLLGPFPAIMERRAGRFRFQLQLFADERPALHRLAAVLVQYLDDQKQYRKVRWHLDIDPLDTI, encoded by the coding sequence ATGTCCTTTTTTGTTGTCGACATTGCTTTGCCCGTCCCCCTGCGCCGCACCTTTGATTACCTGCCGCTTGCCGGAGAAGACGCCAGTTTCTATAAGCCCGGCCAACGGGTGCGGGTGGAGTTTGCCCGTCAGCTGCTGTGCGGTGTGGTGCTGGGTACCCGCACCACCACGGAGGTGCCAGCCAATAAGCTGAAGCCACTGCTGGCGCGACTGGACGATACCCCGCTGCTGCAGGAAAGTGACCTGGCCCTGTGCCGCTGGCTGGCTGACTACTACCACCACAGCCCCGGCGAAGTGCTGGAACATCTGCTGCCCACCATGTTGCGGCGCGGTTGCGGGTTAAGCGAAGCCGATGAGCGCGGCTGGGAAAGTACCGGCCAGGAACCCGCTAAACCCCTGCGCGGCAGCAAACAACAAGCCTTGTGGGCCTTGTTTCAGCAGCAACCACAACAGTTGCACGCCGACTTAACCGCTCAGGGCTTCACGCTGGCACAACTGCGCAGCCTGAGTGACGCCGGTGTGATCCGCGCAACCCAGCGCTTACCAATACCGCCTGTGCTGCAGGACCGTCAGCAATTTCACAGCCTGAACGCGCAGCAGCAACAGGCGCTGAAAGCCATCAGCACCGAACTCGGACATTTCCGCGCCTGTTTACTGGAAGGCGTGACCGGCTCCGGCAAAACCGAGGTGTATCTGCGCCTGATCGAACAGGTGCTGGCACAAGGCAAGCAGGCACTGGTGCTGGTGCCGGAAATCGGTTTAACCCCGCAAACGGTGCGTCGTTTTCAGGCGCGCTTTAATGTGCCGGTAGCACTGCTGCACTCCGGCCTGAATGACCGCGAACGCCTGCAGGGCTGGCGGCAAACACGCGAAGGTGTGGCGCGTATTTTAATTGGCACCCGCTCGGCGGTATTTACCCCGATGCCCGAATTAGGGCTGATTATTATCGACGAAGAGCACGACGGCTCGTTCAAACAGCAGGACGGCCTGCGTTATTCGGCGCGGGATTTTGCCCTGGTGCGCGCGCACAAAGCCGGTGTTCCGGTGGTGTTGGGGTCTGCCACGCCGTCGCTGGAAACCCTGCATAACGCCCTCAGTGGTAAATACCTGCACGTTAAATTAACCCTGCGTGCCGGTAACGCCAAAGCACCACGCATGAAACTGCACAGCATTCTGCACCAGCCGTTAGTTGCCGGCTTTGCCGAGCCGGTGCTGAGTGCCATGCACCAGCATCTGCAGAATAATAAGCAGGTACTGGTATTTATTAACCGGCGCGGTTTCGCCCCGCTGGTTGCCTGCCGTGATTGCGGCTGGATGGCCGAATGCCGCCGCTGTGATGCGCGCCTGACCCTGCACCAGTTGCCGCCGCACCTGCATTGCCACCACTGCGATTATCAGCAAGGCGTTCCCGCGGCCTGCCCGCAATGCGGCAGCCACCAGATTGACGGCCTTGGTCAGGGCACCGAGAAAATTCAGGAGCAACTCACGCAGATATTTCCGCAGGTGCCGGTGCGCCGGGTTGACCGCGACACCGTGCGTACCAAACAGGCCTTCGACGATTTATACGACGACATTCATGATGGCGGCTCCTGCATTCTGGTGGGCACGCAAATGCTGGCCAAAGGGCATCATTTTCCCGACGTGACGTTGGTGGTGATTCTGGATGCCGATGCCGGCTTATTCAGCAGCGATTTCCGCGGCATGGAACACAGCGCGCAATTAATCTGCCAGGTGGCTGGGCGTGCCGGGCGCGAAGAAGCGCCGGGCGAAGTGTGGATACAAACCCTCTACGCCGACCACCCGCTGCTGAACCTGTTGCTCGACAGCGGCTACCACGCCCTGGCACTGTCGTTATTACAGGAACGCCAGCACCAGCAGCTACCGCCCTACAGCCACATGGCTTTGCTGCGCAGCGAAAGTGAAGACCGCCACCAGGCCCAGCAATTACTGCACGACGCCCGCGCCTTTATGCAGCACTGGTTGCAACAACAGCATCCGCACTTACGCCAGTCACCGGTGAATTTACTCGGCCCCTTCCCGGCCATTATGGAACGCCGCGCCGGGCGCTTCCGGTTTCAGCTGCAGTTATTCGCCGACGAACGCCCGGCGCTGCATCGGCTGGCGGCGGTGCTGGTGCAATACCTCGACGACCAGAAGCAGTACCGCAAAGTGCGGTGGCATCTGGATATTGATCCGTTGGATACGATTTAA
- a CDS encoding phosphatidylglycerophosphatase A, translated as MSNITPPNMKNPIHLLAFGLGSGLARKAPGTFGTLAALPFWWFLLQGVPTLPYIGVLVAGFALGVVLCEITSRDMGVHDHGGIVWDEWIGMWITLLWLPLGGGLWADIAWVAYAFVAFRFFDILKPWPIKWLDAKVHGGFGIMIDDVLAGIFALAVVQATAAVI; from the coding sequence ATGTCCAACATCACCCCTCCAAATATGAAAAACCCCATTCACCTGCTGGCTTTCGGGCTGGGGTCGGGCCTGGCCCGTAAAGCCCCCGGCACCTTCGGTACGCTGGCGGCGCTGCCGTTCTGGTGGTTCCTGCTGCAGGGTGTGCCCACGCTGCCCTATATCGGCGTGCTGGTGGCCGGTTTTGCGCTGGGCGTAGTGCTCTGTGAGATCACCTCACGGGATATGGGCGTGCACGACCACGGCGGTATCGTGTGGGATGAGTGGATCGGGATGTGGATCACGCTGCTGTGGTTGCCGCTGGGTGGCGGGCTGTGGGCCGACATCGCCTGGGTTGCCTATGCCTTTGTGGCCTTCCGCTTTTTCGACATTCTGAAACCCTGGCCGATTAAATGGCTGGACGCCAAAGTGCATGGCGGTTTCGGCATTATGATTGACGATGTTCTGGCAGGTATTTTTGCATTAGCGGTGGTACAGGCAACGGCTGCGGTTATTTAA
- a CDS encoding TetR family transcriptional regulator C-terminal domain-containing protein — MTPKKPKPGSIRERNYQLILAAAEQEFVLHGFKGTSMQAIADRAGVPKANIHYYFGNKATLYRKLLESIVNVWLGIIDDMNADSDPREVLEHFIRTKVRMSYSHPTASRIFAMEIIQGAPFLKDYLSGYLRNWVKEKTAILNGWMAAGKMPATDPVQLIFMIWATTQHYADFETQILEVTNKREFDADDIRHTEDFLVGMILRGIGLAV, encoded by the coding sequence ATGACCCCGAAGAAACCCAAACCCGGCAGTATCCGTGAACGTAATTACCAGCTGATTCTGGCCGCAGCCGAACAAGAGTTTGTTCTGCACGGCTTTAAAGGCACCAGCATGCAGGCCATTGCTGATCGTGCCGGGGTGCCCAAAGCCAATATCCATTATTATTTTGGCAATAAAGCCACGTTATACCGCAAGCTGCTGGAAAGCATTGTGAACGTCTGGCTGGGCATTATTGATGATATGAACGCTGACAGCGATCCGCGCGAAGTGCTGGAGCACTTTATCCGTACCAAAGTGCGGATGTCGTACAGCCACCCGACCGCATCGCGTATTTTTGCTATGGAAATTATTCAGGGGGCGCCGTTTTTAAAAGATTATCTAAGCGGTTATCTGCGCAACTGGGTAAAAGAAAAAACAGCGATTTTAAATGGCTGGATGGCCGCCGGAAAAATGCCGGCCACTGACCCGGTGCAACTGATTTTTATGATCTGGGCCACCACCCAGCATTACGCCGATTTTGAAACCCAGATTCTGGAAGTGACCAATAAGCGCGAATTTGACGCCGATGATATCCGCCACACCGAAGACTTTCTGGTGGGTATGATTCTGCGTGGCATCGGCCTGGCGGTTTAA
- the hemE gene encoding uroporphyrinogen decarboxylase, whose product MSELKNDRFLKALLRQPVDRTPIWMMRQAGRYLPEYRATRAQAGDFMSLCKNPELACEVTIQPLDRFPLDAAILFSDILTIPDAMGLGLYFENGEGPRFNKIIRTEADVQSLQVVNTAADLDYVLKAVSTIRRELNGRVPLIGFSGSPWTLATYMVEGGSSKDFRHVKAMMYDTPEVMHQLLDVLAKSVIDYLNAQIKAGAQAVQIFDTWGGSLSDVAYKEFSLKYMQQIVSGLIREHEGHKIPVILFTKGGGQWLEDMAATGADALGLDWTTDIGNARARVGNKVALQGNMDPSVLYASPATIRAEVKRILDSYGQGSGHVFNLGHGIHQFVDPEHAKAFVEAVVELSPAYHR is encoded by the coding sequence ATGTCTGAACTGAAAAATGACCGTTTTCTGAAAGCCTTGTTACGTCAGCCGGTAGACCGCACGCCCATCTGGATGATGCGTCAGGCGGGCCGTTATCTGCCGGAATACCGCGCCACCCGCGCACAGGCCGGTGATTTCATGTCGTTGTGCAAAAATCCGGAACTGGCCTGTGAAGTGACCATTCAGCCGCTGGATCGTTTTCCGCTCGACGCTGCCATTCTGTTCTCCGATATTCTCACCATTCCCGATGCCATGGGCCTGGGTCTGTATTTTGAAAATGGCGAAGGCCCGCGCTTCAATAAAATCATCCGTACCGAAGCCGATGTGCAAAGCCTGCAGGTAGTGAACACCGCCGCCGATCTGGACTATGTGCTGAAAGCCGTTTCCACCATCCGCCGCGAACTGAATGGCCGTGTGCCGCTGATCGGTTTCTCTGGCAGCCCGTGGACGTTGGCCACCTACATGGTCGAAGGCGGTTCCTCCAAAGATTTCCGCCATGTGAAGGCGATGATGTACGACACGCCGGAAGTGATGCATCAGCTGCTGGATGTGCTGGCCAAATCGGTGATCGATTACCTGAACGCACAGATTAAAGCCGGCGCGCAGGCCGTACAGATTTTTGATACCTGGGGCGGCAGCCTCAGTGATGTGGCCTATAAAGAATTCTCGCTGAAATATATGCAGCAGATTGTGAGCGGGTTAATCCGTGAACACGAAGGCCACAAAATTCCGGTGATTCTGTTCACCAAAGGCGGTGGTCAGTGGCTGGAAGATATGGCCGCGACCGGTGCCGATGCACTGGGCCTCGACTGGACTACCGACATCGGCAACGCCCGTGCCCGTGTTGGCAACAAAGTAGCGCTGCAGGGCAATATGGACCCATCCGTGCTGTACGCCTCACCGGCGACCATTCGCGCTGAAGTGAAACGTATTCTGGACAGCTACGGCCAGGGTTCTGGCCATGTATTTAACCTGGGCCACGGCATTCACCAGTTTGTCGACCCGGAACACGCCAAAGCCTTTGTGGAGGCGGTGGTGGAATTAAGCCCGGCGTATCACCGCTAG